Genomic window (Oncorhynchus masou masou isolate Uvic2021 chromosome 9, UVic_Omas_1.1, whole genome shotgun sequence):
gacatttaatcgtaggAAAAATCccattttaggtcagttaggatcactacattatttgaagaatgtgaaatatcagaataatagtagaaaaaATATAATTCAGCTTTTAttcatttcatcacattcccagtgggtcagaagtttacatacacttaatttgtatttggtagcattgcctttaaattgtttaatttaagccaaatgtttcaggtagccttccacaagcttcccacaataagttgggtgaattttggcccattcccctgacagagctggtgtaactgagtcaggttagttGGCCTCCTTggtcgcacacgccttttcagttctgcccacaaattttctatgggattgaggtcagggctttgtgatggccactctaataccttgactttgttgtgcttaagtcattttgccacaactttggaaatttgcttggggtcattgtccatttggaagacacatttgcgaccaagcgttaacttcctgactgatgtcttgagatgttgcttcaatatatccacatacatttccttcatgatgccatctattttgtgaagtgcaccagtccctcctgcagaaaagcacccccacaacatgatgctgtcaccccagtgcttcacggttgggatggtgttctttggcttgcaaggctccccctttttcctccaaacataacgatggtcattatggccaaacagttctatttttgtttcatcagaccagaggacatttctccaaaaagtacgatctttgtccccacgtgcagttgcaagctgtagtctggcttttttttatggcgcttttagagcagtggcttcttccttgctgagcggccttttaagTTATTTCAATATagtactcgttttactgtggatattgatgcttttgtacccgtttcctccagcattttcacaaggtcctttgttttTGTCCTGGGAATAATTTGAACGTACTTTTGTGCAAAAAGTGCGTCTCGAACGCGTCGCCTTCCTgggcggtatgatggctgcgttgtcccatggtgtttatacttgtgtattattatttgtacagataaacgtggtaccttcaggcatttggaaattgctcccaatgatgaaccacatttttttctgaggtcttggctgatttcttttgattttcccatgatgtcatacaaagaggcactgagtttgaaggtaggccttgaaatgcatccacaggtacacctccaattgtctcaaattatgtcaattagcctaatagaagcttctaaagccataacatacttttctggaattttgcaagctgtttaaaggcacagtcaacttagtgtatgtaaacttctgacccactggaattgtgatacagtgaattataagtgaaaatctgtaaacaattgttggaaaaattacttgtcatacttgccaaaactatagtttgttaacaagatatgtgtggagtggttgaaaatcaagttttaatgactccaacctaagtgtatgtaaacttccaacttcaactgtatatatacacatacacagtaccagtcaaaagttgacacacctacacattccagggtttttctttatttgtacattgttgaataatagtgaagacatcaaaactagactgttactgtgtgtgtgtgtgtgtgtgtgtgtgtgtatatatatatatatatatatatagtcagaAAATGGCATTTACAACAATGTAGGATAATGGGTTAAAAGCCTACTTTTGGGTTTCTTACAATTTCACAAAACATTCAAGGTGGTGCCAGTTTAACCAAtgacacaaacatacacataaaTGGAAGTTTGATTAATAGTAGACTTTCTGCTTCATTTATGTGGCACATCATGGAGTTGCAGAGGAAAAAACAAATGCTACCAAAGTGAAAGACAAGTATTAGACAAGACAGTAAACAGAGACATTTGAACACGCCTCTTCATCTGATCTATTGGTGCAACAGGAAATACTGCTGAACTACGTTGCTGTCAGTGACATATCAATCAACCCGGTTAACATTGCGACAGAAACCACTAAATACACAaacatgtgaaaacatgtttacattTTGAAAATATTCACCTAAGTGTTCAAATGGTTCAGAAAAAGCACAAAGAGATAGACCTCTACCAACATTTGGTAGAATCACTCCACAATCAAGTTGCTTGTCCTTGTAACGAAGTTTGGGTAAAATGGTCATAacctattaaaaaaaaaaagataaaaacACAGGTACGTGAGGCACTGGGTTGTGATCTGGAGGAAGACTTGAAAAAGAATGATCCAAAATGGCAGTAAGTTAGTCAGATGTAACTAAAGATATGAATGATAAAATGTCTATCATTTATCTATAGATTCGCCATCGGATTCTTCGTCAACAATCATCACTACATTTGATACTGCGTGTGCAGTAGGCTTATTGATTCATTTAAGGTACAGAAAGCCAACTGTAGTGCAAAGCAGGAAGACTGAAAGAGAAATCTGTAGAGGATATCAGAAACGTTTAGAGGCCAGCcaacctggacagctgatgaaactggttTTGCACAACCGAATAATACCATTTCTGCAGTCCTGCGGAagctgtctcagggaagctcatctgcgtgctcatccTAAAAAAAATCTCAAATGCTCACTTTCGATGgccacactggagaagtgtgctcttcacagattaatcccggtttcaactgcaccgggcagatggcagacagggtGTAGGGCGTTGTGTAGGCGAGAggcttgctgatgtcaacgttgtgaacagagtgccccatggtggcagtggggttacagtatgggcaggtataagctacggacaacaaacaaaaGAGCATTTTATCGATGCCAATTTGAGTGCACGGcaatggaggctggtgggagtagCTACAGGAGGACGGAcgcattgtaatggctggaatggaagaaatggaacggagtcaaacatatggtttccatatatttgatttgttataTACacagttccatttattccattccagccattactatgagcccaccAGCCTCCGCAGacgcacagagataccgtgacgagatcctgaggcccattgtcgtgccattcatctgccgccatcacctcatgtttcagcatgataatacactgACCCATGTTGCGAGGACCTGTACACAAAATGTCCCAGTTCGTCCATGGTTTGCATTCTcagacatgtcactcattgagcatgtttcggatgctctggatcgattttgtacaacagcgtgttccagttcctgccaatatccagcgacttcgcacagctattgaagcggagtgggacaacattccacaggccacaatcaacagcctgatcaactctatgcaaaggagatgtgttgtgctgcttaaggcaaatggtggtcacaccagatactcacTGGTTTTCTGACCACTACAAAatgtttaaggtatctgtgacaaacagatgcatatctgtattcccagctTTGTGAAATACATAGGTTAGGGCCTAATGATttgatttaaattgactgatttccttatatgaactgtaacgcaGTAAAatctgcatttatatttttgttcagtgtaatttaaTGAAATGGACTGCTCTACCAAATGCAACCGAACAACTGTATACATGGCTAGATTTACAATGTGTATCATCAACACATTGACAGTTTGGATATACGTTGTATATGAATCTTTTGAAAACAGAGGAATGACATTTGATATATGTCCTTGATAGGAAATGTCCATAAATGCGACAATAGGTGCCGTCACTAAACCACACATGCTCAGAAACACCAAAAGCGTCCATTGTTAGTCCACTCACTCATACATCACCGAGCCAGTCAGAAGCTGGTCTCATTCATAGGGGGTTTAGAACTGGTGGGGGGCACAGGGGAGGAGCTCTCTGGAGTGGCTGCTGCAGCCTCAGGGGGCGGGACTTCTGTAGTAGGGGAGGTGTCAGCTCGACGAGGCGACACGGGGGTCTGGGAGCGGGTTGGACTGACGATTGTAGCAGGGGCAGGGCTGGGTGAGGTGGGCTGCGGCCGGCGCGGCGATGAAGTTGGAGAGGCTGCAGGGGGGCTGGAGAAAGAAGCGGGGGTCCGTAGGCCCAGTCTAGCCTCCAACTCCGAGCATACAGCCAGGCTGCGCCGCGTTCCCCCCTCCGCCCCTCCTGCAGAGTCCGAGACCTTGGCAAGCTCCTGACAACGCTCAACAAAACTACCCCTGCGCAGAGACCCCATGCCAGCATCCCGGTCTCTGTCCTGGGGGACGGTGCGGCCGGGCCGGGGGCTGCCACCGCTGCTGAGGGAGGCCTGGCTCAGACCCAGGTGGTGGGGCTGGATGCCCAACCCCGTCATGGAGAGAGCCATGTCCCGGGGCTTGGTGAGGGGCACCGGAGGGGCCTGGCGGGGCAGGCTACCAGAGAAGGGACCCGAGCTGCTCACACCTCCTCTGGTCGCACGCTCTCTGGAGCTCTCACTCAGCTGGGACTGCAAACTGCAGAGACAAGAAACAGAGAGAATATGATCATAGCCTAAAATGTACTTTTTGTTCCACCAGCCACTGTGGCAGGTAGATTTTCTTTTTAAATTAccactcagatttttttttaccagcCCAAAAACATTTGCCATAATTACAACCCCTGGAATTTTTCTAAAACAAAAAATGTATTAGTAAGAAGTAATGTGGTATATTGCTTCATTTCATTTTTTCTTTTTAAACCAAAATATAAGATGAGACAATGTTCAGCTGCCCCTTTTAAGGGCGGAAGGTTACCGTGGTAACGAGGCTACTCGAGTCATGCCATGCGTCTGTAAGATTTGGGATGTGACTCGTAGTAGACATCGTCTACAGCGTCTACATCGTCTACAGTTGAAGCAGCAGATTCAAACAAACATTGAAAAACCACCGCGCTTGTGAACACacaatgtaaatagccaagaaacaccAGGACAAAGTCTCACTTTGCTGACTTGAGTAAATTAGACCAACTTTTATGCCTGTGCCTCCAAAAAATGAATCTATCAGGGGTTCACTAACATTGCGCAAAGCTGTTGCTGCGTGAGGTGGGATTTGTATTCCTTTGTGCAATTAGAAACACTATACTTTGAAGGCACCTACTTCAGCATTTTTCGCACATACTCTCATACTTTACTTTTGATTCTATTTTTATTCACAAATGCGAATGCAACGCTCACACTGTAGAGCCCTGCAAATTGACCACCCCCTAAACTAAAGCTACTCGCATTTTGGTGGGTGTTCATTTTATGCCCTGAACATGTGCACGGCACATGTGCACTTGCAAAAAGGATAGCATCAGTGGGTTAATATACGCAGCTGTACGGGTCATGTAGCAGGTGCGTGATTACATGGGCAGTTGGCAATGGTGGCTGGTGTACCTGGAGGTAGAGGCTCggggggtggaggagtgggtgaagGAGGCAGCGGGACTCATGTCGGGCGTACGGGTCAGAGCCAGGTCACACTGGTCCAGCAGCTCCAGGAGCTCCTCCTCTGTGGGGCCGCCCAGCGCTGAGGgacaaccagacagagacagtcagagacctCAACTCAACTTCTAGGACACATCCCTTAAGCAAACCAGTCGACACAAAAAAAAAAGCCACGTGTTGTAGAGCGGAGGTCGTCTTACCCCTGATGTCCACTTTCCCTGCGATCTCCATGGCGGTGGTCAGGTCCCACATCTGGATGCTACCGTTGGCGTGACCACCGAAGAGGTAGCGGCGGGGACGTGAGCCGATGCGGCTGGACCCCTCGCACTCGTGCACCAtgaaggaggtgatggaggtgCCGTCCACAGAGCGCACCTCGCACACCCTCTTCCCGTTGGACGAGAGGCGCACGTAGAGTTTGTCTGTGTCGGGGACGACCCTCTGGATAAACACCTGCTGGTCGTCTCGCTCGCCATACGGACCTGTTACGAGAGGAACACGTACCCTTACAGTCCTTTTCTCATTGCATCTCTAAAAATGTTAACAAACCAGTGTCCACttttgacccctgacctctgtctGCTTACCTATCTCAGTGCCGGCAGCACAGCCCCCGTGGCCGTCGATGTCCTCCAGAGAGAGGATCTTGAAGGAGGTGAGGGGGGTGGAGCCTGGCTGGGTGGAGATCATGCCCCTGAAGCGAGTCACCGTCCAGGTCCGCACGTGGTTGTTGTCTGCACACACTGACGACAACAGGGTTAGCCCAAAGACATCTGCATGATGGGCCCCATCTTAGGCACTAAAACTTGGAGGACCAACGTTTCTCTGTCAGCAACCTCAATGTTTAACGTAACGCCGTGTCAGCTGACATCCGAAAAGGCAAAAATCAAATCAACCCCAATGAGAAATGTAGCTAAATTAATTCAGAAGCATAACATCCAAAAGCTCACAAGCGGAGATGGTAGAATACACAGCGAAGTAACGATCATCCCTAAAACGTGGAGGCTCCTAGCCAACCATTCTCACCTGATATGAGGTGCTTCTCAGAGAGCATGATCTTGGTGACGGGGCTACGGTGAACTGAGAAGGTCTGGAAGAGCTGGGGCCCAGAGCCCACGGTCTCCGGGTGCTGCACTATGACCCGCACCGTGCCCGAGCTGGTCCCGTAGGCGATCTCGATCCAGTTGCCGCTGTCGCCTGACGACACATTGGGGACTTTTATCCCATACACCATTTTAGCCACAACGCATGCGGTGTTATGTACCGTGCACATCAAGAAATGGAAGTGGATAGTCAGCCGGTAGACCCAGAAAGGTTACGGTTGAGGTATTAGGATCGAAATTGGTTCAAGTTAGTGTTCATGTTAGGGAAGTGAGGTTAGGGTAAAGGTCAAGATCAGTTTAAAGGTTAACGTTAGGTAAAACGTTAGCGAAACGCCACCGGGAACCATTCAAAATCTGCCAGCTGCCTATAAAATTACCATTGCTGACCATAAATGAAGTAACATGGAAAACAATTATTTTCTGAAAAACTTGTTTGTCAACATGTATTTATTAAGTTTCTATTTCCAATAACCAGAAAACTGTGATACTTGCTAATCCTTAAAAACATACAGAAAAAAAGCAATTAATTTCAGTAAAGGTAAAAATCGAAACGGGCAGACATACTTGTTTTGGGTGTGAGGTAGACACTGAGAGCAGTGACGGCGTCCTCCGTGGGGTCGCGGTACAACTCTGTCACTAGGAGGTCATTGTCCTTCATCCTCAATGGAAACTTCTGAACATCTGTTGACAAGAACACCTCCATGAGAGGTCTATATTTTGCAACTGTATTCATATACTTATACTGAATGATGTACTACAAAAACACCTTGTGACTGCATTCTTCTACACAGAAAAACTATTTCAATAGTTGTCCATTATTGCGTCATAGGTAGAAAAGATGACTTCCCTTACCTATATAATATATGGACCCATTGTTACAGCCTAGAATGAGGAAGGAAccggcagtgtcatagctattaATGGGAACCACATCTTGATTCTGAGAAGGGAAAGACAAAAGGAAAACATGAAATGGTGTACAACacatataatatatgccatttagccaACACAACTTCCAGTCctgtgtgcatacattttacatatgggtggccccgggaatcgaacccacaaccctggcgttggcaactgagccatacaggaccacATATATAATTAATACACATAATATGCTCTTTTGACGTGACATTCTTACAGAACGTAGGGACACAACTTTACCTGCCAATGTTTGGTCACTGCATTCCATACTCCCACTTTCCCTGTGTGGCTGGTGGCAATAAGCTGGTTCCCCACGAAGAAGAGAGCCTCCACGGGGACATTCAGACTGAACACACCTGGAGGGAAGCAGGTACAACGGAGACCTATTATCACGGCCCTTACAATAAGCCCCCACAAGTACCTATGACGTGGTCTCTTAAAGGACTAAACGGCAAGTCAACAAATAAACATTTGGAGCGATAAAAACTATACCCGTAGCATTTGTTTTAACACTGTGCGTTCATCCGTTTGCGGACTGACCTATCTCGTTGCCGTTGCCGTCGGGACAGATAGTCCAGAGGATGATCTCTGTGCCCGAGGCCACGGCCACCATCTTGTCGTTGTCTCCCAGGGAGCCGCCCATCACCTTGGCGTTGAGTGCCACCCTGTCAATCACCCAGTCCAGGCGGGGACTGGTGAACACTTGCTGCCAGCCCGTAGACTCCTTCACTCTGATGGACGGCACAGTTTAAAACCCTCGACGgtccttaccccccccccccccaaaaaaaagactGATTCATACGACGCTGTGATATCGTACACGGAAGTCCTGTGTTCTTACCGGTAGCAAACAACAAACTGGGCATAAGCCACAGCGATCCAGTTGTGGTGGCCACAGATGATGCGGACCATGCCTGGGTCTGCAAGCTGAGCTGTGTTGGAAGGGAAAGATGAGGAGGCGTGGGTGAAGGTGAAGCCTCCAGGTTGATAATGTTCCCTTAACAAATAAATGGCTCCAGGTTAGAGCTTTTACTTTCAATCCATTGCAACCAGACAAGACATATATATTGAAGCTAAATAGAATGTCAAAAGTTAATTTTGCCTAATATTGAATGTTAGGAGTAGATTCCTAGAGGAAGAAGTATTTTCTATCTACTAAACGTCTTGGTAAGTCACGGTATTTTTAAAAAAACTTTCAAGTACTTTTTTTTAGGAGAGTGGTCTGCTCGATTATTTGATTGACAGTTCTGGTCGCCTAGCGATGGACATTAGTCCCGCTTCAAGAAGTGGCATTCCTTTACAGACCAGTAAAATGCCCATTCAGTGGCGCTTTGAAACGATCTCCAGAGAAGGTTGTGTCGGCAAAGCCGGAGTGTACCCAGACATAGAAACATGCCGTAGCCAAGGCGCTTTCAAgggtacagtggcaagaaaaagtatgtaaaccctttggaaatacctgtatttctgcataaattggtcataaaatttgatctgatcttcatctaggtcacaacaatagacaaagaGTCTGCTTAAAAATAATTacacgttttcatgtctttattgaacaccccatgtaaacattcacagtgcagggtggaaaaagtatgtgaacccttggattcaataactggttgaccctcctttggcagcaataaccccaaccaaacgttttccgtaattgcggatcagacctgcacaacggtcaggaggaattttggaccattcctccttacaaaactgtttcagctcagcaatattcttgggatgtctggtgtgaacctctcgaggtcatgccacagcatctcaaatcgggtttaggtcaggactctgactgggccactctagaaggcgtattttcttctgttgaagccattctgttgttgatttacttctgtgttttgggtcgttgtcctgttgtatcacccaacttctgttgagcttcaattggcggacagatagccttacattctcctgcaaaatgtcttgataaacttggaaattcatttttctgtcgatgatagcaagctttCCAGGCCCTGAGGGAGCAAAAcagctccaaaccatgatgctccctccaccatactttacagttaggatgaggttttgatattggtgtgctgtgccttttttcctCCACacgtagtgttgtgtgttccttccaaacaacccaactgtagtttcatctgtccacagaatattttgccagtagcgctgtggaacatctaggtatacttttgcaaacttcagacttgcagcaatgttttttttggacatcAGTGGCTTCTTGTtcagtgttttacgtatcgtagacttgtcaacagagacgttagcatgttccagagatttctgtaagtctttaactgacactctaggattcttcttaaagCTCATTGAGCATTGTGCCTAGCTCTTGCAGGCATCATTGCAGGATGACCACTTCGAGGgaaagtagcaacagtgctgTACTAATTTATAAACATTTTgacttactgtggactgatgcacatcaaggcttttagagatacttttttACCCTTTCCAACTTtgtgcaagtcaacaattcttaatcttaggtcttctgagatctcttttgttcgttGCATAgctcacatcaggcaatgcttcttgtgaacagcaaactcaaatttttctaaccaacatctccaatctcctCTCATTGAttagactccaggttagctgactcctggcTCCAATTAGCTtctggagaagtcattagcctaggggttcacatactttttccaacctacactgaatgtttaaatgatgtattcactATAGACAGGAAAATAAACTAATAACACAGAAATTGTtataagcacactatgtttgtctattgttgacCAATTTATGGGGAAatacaggtaattccaaagggttcacatacttttttcttgccactgtatatgacTGCGGCAGATGAAACTTCATTGACCAGCCCTAGCTGTCATGCAGAATAATGTTCCTATTACATATGTATTGTAAATTTAATGTGGAattttgttatttaaaaaaataaatcaacAGTAACCCCCCCGCAAAAGGCAAGTTGAAACATTTGTCACATCCCTAATGCATACTACCTCTTCTATTAGTTATTTTTTTACTTGACTCTTTCATTGTTATTACTGATGTTGATTGTACTGCACTATTGAGGAAACTACcacataagcattttgctgcaccttttcaaatgacattttattggtcacatacacatatttagcagataatATTGcaggtgtagagaaatgcttgtaaAATGTATATGCGTATGTTAAATGTGCATGTGATTCTGAGGCCTTACCACCACTTATCCTCTCCTCAATCGTTGCTTTACCCAGTATGCCCGCGTTGCCCAGGTTGGGTGGCATGGTGTTGCTGCGTCTTACTGGAGCCCTCTCCATGGGCAAGGCACAGCCCACCATATACTGAGGTCCCGCCACACTGTGACGGTTTCTCCGCTTCGCTGGGTACACTGGTGAACAAGAGGAGACGATCAGGAAATCAAACTTAAAACACGCACTGACTGTCCTTGAAGTGAAATCAAATCTACCTGGAGGCGGCAGATAGCCATTGAAGAGCACGTTTCCACAGGAAGATCGGTCCAGTTCGTCACAAAGCTGCAGCTTACGCactgagggagagaaaaaaaaagtaaCCAAGgtacagacaggaacacacacaaaaaaagacagCTTCTCATTCACAGCTGTATTGGACTAGCTACTGGCTACTTTCTTACCCAATGGAGTGATTCCATAGAACTCCGCTTCATGCATGAGCAGGTGCACATTTATAGACCTAAAAAGAAAGATTAAGACATCTAATTTGCAAAACAACCTGCCATCAAGGCTGAATAGatttttttgtgatttttttaaaACTCTAATTGTAAACAAATGTAAACAAAGGAATCAGCACCTGGGAAACAACTCTTTGGTACGCAGGAAGTTCAGTATGGGAGTAAAGAGAGATGGGTCCCGATCTATGAAGATCTGTGGGAGATAAAGGTCAGCAGCACATTACAAATATGTTATAAGTAGGCCTAAGTGGTTGCCAATATCAAATAGGTTTATATACACATAGCCTAGTTTTTTAAAATCGATTTCAGACAACTTACCGCTCCAGTTTCATCCTTCAAGGTTGAGATCCTCCCACTTAGAAGACTGGCAGAGACAACACATCTCACTAGTTAGACCGTACTGTGCTACAGCAAATGACCACATGCCATGTCTATGGGTCGGTAATTAATGAGTTGGAGTGGGTCATTATGAAGACACTTGTGAATTTAATAAGAGGCATTGGCCTAGGTCTCAAAATAAAGAGTACCTACCTTGAGAAAAAGGAGTCTGGGACCCATGTCAATGTCTGTCTGGAGGTGCTGAACCTGAAACAACATGATCACTCAAATGAGCATACACACAGACTCAAGTTTGATCAAGTTCAAATCCATTGAaaagctagcaagctaacattaCCGAGCTAGCTAGCTTTGCACTTCCGGCTGCACTGTGAAGTCAGTAGTTGTTAACTTTACTGTCAGAGACATAAGGTTTAGCTGGAAAAATATCTAACTAACAGTAGTTCGTTTGCTAACTTAAGACAATGTTACTAACGTTATTTGATTACCAAAAATATctagttagctagccagccagcaacttttacatagctagctagcattcACCCAACAACAATAGCTAGCAGGCGGTAGCTAACTATTCAAAGTAATGCCAGTCctcacctttttcctccaacgtTTAAATGGATAATGTCTCCGGTCCTTGCTGTATTAGCCATATTGTAAGCTGTGTGAATGTTCATGCATTGCCCACAAAGTTAACGTTTGAATTAATCATCACAAAAACTATTTAACCAACAACGTTAGCCACATAATTATTCCTGTTACAACTTCCTGAAACAGAaccttcttcttctgtggtgtctGACAGTCAACAACAACCATATTTTCATCGTCGCTGCGCCACAAGGTGTTCTGGAGTGCGGAGTACAGGTGCGATTTACCCAAGTATTGTTTTTACTGTAGGCTACAAGCAACGTCTGACATAATACATATGATCTGGTCAGTAAACACACTAAATGACCAAAggttatgtggacacctgctc
Coding sequences:
- the LOC135546134 gene encoding SH3KBP1-binding protein 1-like isoform X2, translating into MNIHTAYNMANTARTGDIIHLNVGGKRFSTSRQTLTWVPDSFFSSLLSGRISTLKDETGAIFIDRDPSLFTPILNFLRTKELFPRSINVHLLMHEAEFYGITPLVRKLQLCDELDRSSCGNVLFNGYLPPPVYPAKRRNRHSVAGPQYMVGCALPMERAPVRRSNTMPPNLGNAGILGKATIEERISGAQLADPGMVRIICGHHNWIAVAYAQFVVCYRVKESTGWQQVFTSPRLDWVIDRVALNAKVMGGSLGDNDKMVAVASGTEIILWTICPDGNGNEIGVFSLNVPVEALFFVGNQLIATSHTGKVGVWNAVTKHWQNQDVVPINSYDTAGSFLILGCNNGSIYYIDVQKFPLRMKDNDLLVTELYRDPTEDAVTALSVYLTPKTSDSGNWIEIAYGTSSGTVRVIVQHPETVGSGPQLFQTFSVHRSPVTKIMLSEKHLISVCADNNHVRTWTVTRFRGMISTQPGSTPLTSFKILSLEDIDGHGGCAAGTEIGPYGERDDQQVFIQRVVPDTDKLYVRLSSNGKRVCEVRSVDGTSITSFMVHECEGSSRIGSRPRRYLFGGHANGSIQMWDLTTAMEIAGKVDIRALGGPTEEELLELLDQCDLALTRTPDMSPAASFTHSSTPRASTSSLQSQLSESSRERATRGGVSSSGPFSGSLPRQAPPVPLTKPRDMALSMTGLGIQPHHLGLSQASLSSGGSPRPGRTVPQDRDRDAGMGSLRRGSFVERCQELAKVSDSAGGAEGGTRRSLAVCSELEARLGLRTPASFSSPPAASPTSSPRRPQPTSPSPAPATIVSPTRSQTPVSPRRADTSPTTEVPPPEAAAATPESSSPVPPTSSKPPMNETSF
- the LOC135546134 gene encoding SH3KBP1-binding protein 1-like isoform X1, which codes for MNIHTAYNMANTARTGDIIHLNVGGKRFSTSRQTLTWVPDSFFSSLLSGRISTLKDETGAIFIDRDPSLFTPILNFLRTKELFPRSINVHLLMHEAEFYGITPLVRKLQLCDELDRSSCGNVLFNGYLPPPVYPAKRRNRHSVAGPQYMVGCALPMERAPVRRSNTMPPNLGNAGILGKATIEERISGAQLADPGMVRIICGHHNWIAVAYAQFVVCYRVKESTGWQQVFTSPRLDWVIDRVALNAKVMGGSLGDNDKMVAVASGTEIILWTICPDGNGNEIGVFSLNVPVEALFFVGNQLIATSHTGKVGVWNAVTKHWQNQDVVPINSYDTAGSFLILGCNNGSIYYIDVQKFPLRMKDNDLLVTELYRDPTEDAVTALSVYLTPKTIPNVSSGDSGNWIEIAYGTSSGTVRVIVQHPETVGSGPQLFQTFSVHRSPVTKIMLSEKHLISVCADNNHVRTWTVTRFRGMISTQPGSTPLTSFKILSLEDIDGHGGCAAGTEIGPYGERDDQQVFIQRVVPDTDKLYVRLSSNGKRVCEVRSVDGTSITSFMVHECEGSSRIGSRPRRYLFGGHANGSIQMWDLTTAMEIAGKVDIRALGGPTEEELLELLDQCDLALTRTPDMSPAASFTHSSTPRASTSSLQSQLSESSRERATRGGVSSSGPFSGSLPRQAPPVPLTKPRDMALSMTGLGIQPHHLGLSQASLSSGGSPRPGRTVPQDRDRDAGMGSLRRGSFVERCQELAKVSDSAGGAEGGTRRSLAVCSELEARLGLRTPASFSSPPAASPTSSPRRPQPTSPSPAPATIVSPTRSQTPVSPRRADTSPTTEVPPPEAAAATPESSSPVPPTSSKPPMNETSF